A genomic stretch from Hemitrygon akajei chromosome 10, sHemAka1.3, whole genome shotgun sequence includes:
- the LOC140733997 gene encoding interferon-inducible GTPase 5-like, with the protein MAPLPGQVAETETSSFFTQEELSKLKSDFETGGVEKVKPLIEKKITDLDKTELNIAVTGETGTGKSTFINAMRGLRSTDPGAAKSGTTETTMEPTGYSHPTLPNVRYWDLPGIGTTPFPAAKYLRKMNFKIYDFFIIISALRFKENDVKLAKEINRLGKKFYFVRSRIDIDLYSMRKEREVINEDEELEKIQSDTVRKLAEAGFPNPTVFLISSLEPDHFDFIRLNEGLEGDINNVKKRIFALALPNLSAEIVQRKCAILKKHIWMFATLSGGLGAVPVPGFSLACDIGILIGAIVYFRKCLGLDDASLRRLANRAGKPVEELKATVKAPLLGEVTPDVIVRLGWGAAVVTVSALEFALDFVPVIGSIFGADSSFLMTYKILSAALKDFTENAERVVKVAFETD; encoded by the exons ATGGCGCCATTACC tggacaggtggcagagactgAGACCTCCTCATTCTTCACACAGGAAGAACTGAGCAAACTGAAGTCTGATTTTGAAACAGGTGGGGTGGAAAAAGTTAAACCACTGATAGAGAAGAAAATAACTGATCTGGACAAAACAGAGCTTAATATCGCAGTGACGGGAGAAACAGGTACAGGAAAATCCACCTTCATCAATGCCATGAGAGGACTTCGGAGCACTGATCCGGGAGCAGCTAAATCTGGGACCACAGAAACAACAATGGAGCCAACCGGGTACTCACATCCCACTCTGCCCAATGTTCGCTATTGGGACCTGCCAGGGATTGGAACCACACCATTTCCAGCAGCTAAATATCTCAGAAAAATGAATTTCAAAATATATGATTTCTTTATCATAATCTCTGCTTTGCGATTCAAAGAAAATGATGTTAAACTTGCCAAAGAGATTAATCGGCTGGGGAAAAAGTTCTATTTTGTCCGCTCTAGGATTGACATCGATCTTTATTCCATGAggaaagagagggaggttattAATGAAGACGAAGAGCTGGAAAAGATTCAGAGTGACACCGTCAGGAAGTTGGCAGAAGCAGGGTTTCCGAATCCCACTGTGTTCCTGATATCCAGTTTAGAGCCGGATCATTTTGATTTCATTCGGTTAAATGAAGGACTCGAAGGTGATATAAATAATGTAAAGAAAAGGATCTTTGCCCTGGCCCTTCCAAATCTAAGTGCGGAGATAGTTCAGAGGAAATGTGCAATTCTGAAAAAACATATCTGGATGTTTGCAACACTCTCTGGGGGATTGGGAGCCGTCCCAGTTCCCGGCTTCTCTCTCGCTTGTGATATCGGAATATTGATTGGAGCCATTGTCTACTTCCGGAAATGCCTGGGCCTGGATGATGCTTCTCTTCGAAGACTGGCCAACAGAGCAGGAAAACCTGTGGAAGAGCTGAAGGCGACAGTGAAAGCTCCATTGCTGGGGGAAGTAACCCCAGATGTAATTGTGAGGTTAGGTTGGGGGGCTGCTGTTGTTACTGTTTCAGCCCTGGAATTCGCTCTTGACTTTGTCCCTGTCATTGGCTCCATTTTTGGAGCAGACTCATCATTTCTCATGACGTACAAGATACTGAGTGCTGCACTGAAGGATTTTACAGAGAATGCAGAGAGAGTGGTGAAAGTTGCCTTTGAAACTGATTAA